A single window of Solenopsis invicta isolate M01_SB chromosome 3, UNIL_Sinv_3.0, whole genome shotgun sequence DNA harbors:
- the LOC113005723 gene encoding uncharacterized protein LOC113005723, with the protein MKIFELATVTYGTASASFLAVRALQEIANLERHNMPIGASRILTDFYVDDLLTGANTIQELITIRNEVNTILNKAGFSLRKWASNEQAALEDLSGSHSSCILNINEDANSPTVGLQWNSSSDTFQFQITIFKHAKISKRSILSTIARIFDPLGILGPVIITAKIIMQRLWQLKVDWDETVPSDIQTQWSRYESELHTLNHLQIPRKVASQHSEVMELCGFSDASERAYGACVYVRSKLAETQYEVTLLCAKSRVTPLKNLSLPRLELCGAVLLSQLMHKVTESVDFKFARKRYWSDSTITLAWIKSPPRKWSTFVAKRVSAIQDTSDPNDWYHVDSLHNPADIISKGMAPALLLKSELWWKGPPWLSRDTTEWPVKALPLNQEIPEQRKTMAITTTELKSPWLKPKFKGRLSNEEINASVQSLVKIIQSSAFTNELKCLRNQQQVLKNSKLLSLSPFLDEQEILRVGGRLQNAKLPYSAKHQMVLPSKHSFTKLLVEYEHSRLLHVGSQTTLAAIRQKFWPLDGRNTVRHIIRRCIKCFCTAPVATQPIMGNLPLHRVQVTRAFANVGVDFCGPFQLRESKRRNAKIVKSYAAIFVCLVTKAVHVEIAFDLSAEGFIHVLKRLIGRRSIPSNIFSDNATNFVGAERELKELRDMFIKEKHKIIHDVTSQGTQWHFIPPRAPNFGGIWEAAVRSFKFHFKRVVGTALLTIDEMQTLAIQIEAILNSRPLTVMSNDPNDLSFLSPGHFLIGDTLTGIPEPTLLDVPENKLSRWQRVEQMRQHLWKRWSKDYLNQLQQRTKWQIKDTNVSPGDMVLIREDNIPPLCWPLGRVQEIHLGADGVVRAVTIKTAKGVFKRPCNRLSLLPLKK; encoded by the exons ATGAAGATCTTCGAACTGGCTACCGTGACATACGGTACTGCATCCGCATCATTCCTTGCAGTACGCGCCTTACAGGAGATTGCAAATCTAGAGCGACATAACATGCCGATAGGAGCTTCAAGAATCTTGACTGACTTCTACGTGGATGATCTTCTGACAGGTGCCAACACGATTCAGGAACTCATAACAATACGAAACGAAGTCAATACTATACTGAATAAAGCGGGATTTTCTCTACGCAAGTGGGCTTCAAATGAGCAAGCGGCGTTAGAAGATTTATCAGGATCACATTCCAGTTGCATTTTGAACATAAATGAGGATGCAAACTCACCTACAGTTGGCTTACAATGGAATTCTTCAAGCGACACATTTCAATTCCAAATCACGATCTTTAAGCATGCTAAAATCTCAAAGAGAAGCATATTATCTACCATAGCACGCATTTTCGATCCCTTAGGAATTTTGGGACCAGTTATAATcacagcaaaaattattatgcaaCGACTGTGGCAATTAAAGGTTGATTGGGACGAGACTGTTCCCAGCGATATACAAACTCAATGGTCTCGTTACGAATCGGAACTTCACACCTTGAATCATCTTCAGATACCACGCAAGGTTGCTTCTCAGCATTCAGAGGTCATGGAACTATGCGGATTCTCAGACGCCAGCGAAAGGGCATATGGCGCTTGTGTATATGTTCGTAGCAAATTAGCAGAAACTCAGTACGAGGTAACTTTATTGTGTGCAAAATCAAGAGTAACTCCGTTAAAAAATCTGTCATTGCCTCGTCTGGAATTATGTGGAGCAGTACTTCTGTCTCAATTAATGCACAAGGTCACGGAATCTGTAGATTTCAAATTTGCGCGAAAACGCTATTGGTCAGATTCAACCATAACACTTGCTTGGATAAAGTCACCTCCTAGAAAATGGAGCACCTTTGTTGCCAAACGCGTCAGTGCGATTCAGGATACGTCCGATCCAAACGATTGGTATCATGTCGACTCATTGCACAATCCTGCAGACATTATTTCAAAGGGGATGGCACCAGCGTTGCTACTTAAGTCGGAATTATGGTGGAAGGGTCCCCCGTGGCTCTCACGAGACACTACTGAATGGCCTGTCAAGGCATTGCCACTAAATCAAGAAATTCCGGAGCAACGAAAAACGATGGCAATCACGACTACCGAGCTAAAATCACCATGGTT AAAGCCTAAGTTCAAAGGAAGGTTATCCAATGAAGAAATAAATGCTTCTGTACAATCTTTAGTTAAGATTATCCAATCGTCTGCGTTCACAAATGAACTCAAATGCCTGCGCAATCAACAGCAAGTACTCAAAAACAGCAAACTCCTATCTCTCAGCCCGTTTCTTGATGAGCAAGAAATTTTGCGAGTAGGCGGAAGGCTTCAGAATGCCAAGCTACCATATTCAGCAAAGCATCAAATGGTGCTACCTTCCAAGCATTCTTTCACAAAATTGTTAGTAGAATATGAGCACTCCAGATTACTTCACGTTGGCTCGCAAACTACTTTAGCAGCCATACGTCAGAAGTTTTGGCCGTTAGATGGAAGAAACACGGTTCGCCACATCATAAGAAGATGCATCAAATGCTTTTGCACAGCGCCTGTAGCTACCCAGCCAATTATGGGCAATCTCCCATTACACAGAGTCCAAGTCACACGAGCTTTCGCGAACGTAGGAGTCGACTTTTGCGGCCCATTTCAACTTCGTGAATCTAAACGACGAAACGCTAAAATTGTGAAATCGTACGCTGCAATTTTTGTATGTTTGGTTACAAAGGCCGTTCACGTAGAGATTGCTTTTGATTTATCCGCCGAAGGTTTCATACATGTTCTTAAGCGCCTGATAGGACGAAGAAGCATACCCAGCAACATTTTTTCTGACAACGCAACTAACTTCGTGGGAGCGGAGCGAGAATTAAAGGAATTGCGGGACATGTTCATCAAggaaaaacacaaaataattcATGATGTAACTAGCCAAGGTACTCAATGGCATTTTATACCTCCGAGAGCTCCAAATTTTGGTGGCATTTGGGAAGCCGCCGTGCGATCTTTCAAATTTCACTTCAAAAGAGTAGTCGGCACAGCCTTGCTGACAATAGACGAAATGCAAACCCTAGCTATACAGATAGAGGCCATATTAAATTCTCGTCCTCTTACTGTTATGTCCAATGATCCCAACGATTTATCCTTTCTATCTCCCGGGCATTTCCTCATCGGAGACACACTTACCGGCATCCCGGAACCTACGTTGCTAGACGTACCAGAAAATAAGCTTTCCAGATGGCAGCGAGTAGAGCAGATGCGTCAGCATCTATGGAAAAGATGGTCCAAGGATTATCTGAATCAACTACAGCAACGGACAAAGTGGCAAATCAAAGATACCAATGTTTCCCCCGGGGACATGGTACTCATTCGAGAGGACAATATCCCACCTCTGTGTTGGCCTCTTGGTCGGGTTCAGGAAATTCATCTCGGCGCGGATGGTGTCGTCCGAGCTGTGACAATTAAAACGGCCAAGGGAGTTTTTAAACGGCCATGCAATCGATTAAGTTTATTACCTCTGAAGAAATAA
- the LOC120357325 gene encoding general transcriptional corepressor trfA-like — MAEKQIVRQGPAVLQQRLEQMESSIQAVHMMLQELQQQRQQPQQQIDRLEQAVNLLLQRQMPQQEQPQQEQPLQEQPLQEQPLQEQPLQEQSQQQLQQQQNNIRRNGPGHGRSRARWYRQRGILGGRGGRGRGGRGEAESSAAEAGEAEAGEEGMDKEEEGV; from the exons ATGGCAg aaaaacaaaTAGTGCGCCAGGGACCTGCTGTGCTCCAGCAAAGGCTGGAGCAGATGGAAAGTAGTATTCAGGCCGTGCACATGATGCTGCAGGAGTTGCAGCAACAGCGGCAGCAACCGCAGCAACAGATTGACCGCTTAGAACAAGCGGTCAATCTGCTGTTACAACGGCAAATGCCGCAACAGGAGCAACCACAGCAGGAGCAGCCGCTGCAGGAGCAGCCGCTGCAAGAGCAACCGCTGCAGGAGCAACCGCTGCAGGAGCAATCCCAGCAGCAATTGCAACAGCagcaaaataata tCCGTCGAAACGGACCAGGGCATGGGCGTTCCCGCGCCCGCTGGTACCGCCAACGCGGAATCCTCGGCGGCAGAGGCGGGAGAGGCAGAGGCGGGAGAGGAGAGGCGGAATCCTCGGCGGCAGAGGCGGGAGAGGCAGAGGCAGGAGAGGAAGGGATGGACAAAGAAGAGGAAGGGGTGTAG
- the LOC120357324 gene encoding uncharacterized protein LOC120357324 — translation MSVEDKLRRLRVRRGQIKAQCTRALSTLTSDAVHDMSLTQLSERKAKVQLTWSQFDQVQSEIEVLQDSAEFADTHENERKDFEEAYYDIMAKFQDLIIVNNAVNVPLIQAQSVAVNHNQTPARNLRLPKIDLPSFSGVYEEWYPFHGTFQSLIHRDTSINEIQKFHYLKSSLKEEAAEIIQSLEISSENYNEAWQMLKRRYDNKRLIIQKHIKALFELQPVTKENHAGLRHLLDGVLKHIRALKAIGRPTESWDDLIIHLITGKLDHITNKEWENSITESDIPNLQRLTEFLEHRCHMLQAINRKIQPSSYSQVKLTQARVSSLVSSNTASCQKCKENHPIYACEQFLKLSPEERQKVVKEKKLELHEGLITHGENLQINQLQDLRQAT, via the coding sequence ATGAGTGTCGAGGACAAGTTAAGGAGGTTAAGAGTGCGCAGAGGTCAGATTAAAGCGCAATGCACAAGAGCTCTTAGCACTCTCACATCGGACGCGGTACATGATATGTCCCTAACGCAATTGTCGGAACGTAAGGCAAAGGTCCAATTAACGTGGTCGCAATTTGATCAAGTCCAATCAGAGATCGAAGTATTGCAAGATTCCGCAGAATTCGCAGACACGCATGAGAACGAAAGAAAAGACTTTGAAGAGGCGTATTATGACATTATGGCtaaatttcaagatttgatTATTGTCAATAACGCGGTTAACGTTCCGTTAATTCAAGCACAGTCGGTAGCAGTAAATCATAATCAAACGCCCGCTAGGAATCTAAGGCTTCCTAAAATCGATTTACCGTCCTTTTCGGGAGTGTACGAAGAATGGTATCCATTTCACGGCACTTTTCAATCTCTCATTCATCGCGATACTTCGATAAACGAAATTCAGAAATTTCACTACTTAAAATCTTCTCTCAAGGAGGAAGCCGCTGAAATAATTCAATCGCTCGAGATTTCATCCGAAAATTACAATGAAGCGTGGCAGATGTTAAAAAGGCGGTACGATAACAAGCGTCTCATCATACAAAAACACATTAAGGCTTTATTCGAGTTGCAACCGGTCACCAAAGAGAATCACGCGGGTCTTCGTCATTTACTGGATGGCGTACTGAAACACATAAGGGCCTTAAAGGCTATCGGTCGACCGACCGAGTCATGGGATGATCTTATTATACATTTGATAACGGGTAAGTTAGATCATATCACAAACAAAGAGTGGGAAAATAGCATTACGGAATCAGACATTCCCAATTTGCAACGCTTAACAGAATTTTTAGAGCACAGGTGTCATATGCTCCAGGCAATCAATAGGAAGATTCAGCCGTCATCATACTCACAAGTTAAACTGACTCAAGCAAGGGTTTCATCTTTAGTAAGTTCTAACACGGCGTCATGTCAGAAGTGTAAGGAAAATCATCCAATCTACGCATGCGAACAATTTTTGAAGCTATCCCCAGAGGAGCGACAAAAGGTTgtcaaggaaaaaaaattggaattgcaTGAGGGCCTCATCACACACGGCGAGAACTTGCAAATCAACCAACTGCAAGACTTGCGGCAAGCGACATAA
- the LOC105204499 gene encoding uncharacterized protein LOC105204499, whose translation MSNSPSQIFLSTVLADAKDCQGRRQTCRILLDPGSQSHLVTEDLVRRLGLTTKSVNISISGVNQTLSKAQKQVQIQISSRHYEYKVTIDCLVSKRIIDPLPTVTMDKNHFKIPSNLALADPAFYRSTDVDILLGAEVFWKILCVGQIEESSDHPLLQKTLFGWIIGVERFWQTEQVSLKPVLTEEERQYEKQFKQTYRRTELGRFVVQLPIKEDKLSTLGHSYETALKRFHSLERKLNRNPEMKREYTQFIHEYRQLKHMHLATLETKGAFPAYYMPHHAVFKATSSTTRIRVVFDASCKTDTGTSLNDILMVGPPYSKISFPF comes from the exons ATGTCAAATTCACCATCACAAATTTTCTTGTCAACGGTTTTGGCAGACGCGAAAGACTGTCAAGGAAGGAGACAAACGTGTCGCATACTTCTGGATCCAGGATCGCAGTCTCACCTCGTAACAGAGGATTTGGTACGACGTTTGGGCCTTACAACAAAATCAGTTAACATCTCTATCTCTGGAGTCAATCAAACACTCAGTAAAGCACAGAAGCAAGTTCAAATTCAGATCAGCTCAAGGCATTACGAATACAAGGTCACCATCGACTGTCTGGTCTCAAAACGAATCATAGATCCTCTACCCACCGTCACAATGGACAAGAATCATTTCAAGATTCCATCGAATTTGGCATTAGCGGATCCAGCATTTTATCGTTCCACGGACGTGGACATACTTTTAGGCGCTGAGGTGTTTTGGAAGATTTTGTGCGTCGGACAGATAGAGGAATCATCAGATCATCCTCTGCTCCAAAAAACCTTGTTCGGATGGATAATAGGTG TTGAGAGGTTCTGGCAAACGGAACAGGTTTCTCTCAAACCAGTGCTCACCGAAGAGGAGCGGCAATATGAGAAGCAATTCAAGCAAACCTATCGCCGAACAGAACTAGGTAGATTTGTCGTACAGTTACCGATTAAAGAAGACAAGCTAAGTACATTAGGGCATTCCTACGAAACCGCTTTGAAACGTTTCCATTCGCTAGAGCGTAAATTAAATCGCAATCCTGAAATGAAAAGGGAATACACACAATTCATACACGAATACCGTCAGCTCAAGCACATGCATCTTGCCACATTGGAAACCAAGGGAGCATTCCCTGCATATTACATGCCGCATCATGCCGTCTTCAAGGCTACCAGTTCTACTACAAGGATCCGTGTCGTCTTTGACGCGTCATGTAAGACGGACACAGGAACATCACTCAATGACATTCTGATGGTAGGACCACCTTACAGCAAGATCTCATTtccattttaa